In Daucus carota subsp. sativus chromosome 4, DH1 v3.0, whole genome shotgun sequence, one DNA window encodes the following:
- the LOC108219309 gene encoding uncharacterized protein LOC108219309, with protein MERIEPALVPEWLRCSGSVTGGGSSAHHFASSSDVNSSTLSVRNKAFRSINDKDSPRSSFLDRSGSSNSRRSSSSNGSSKHPYSSFTRSHRDKTRDREKERPAIRDLWDPDPLASILGSRVENTLRRSQSMVSRKNSEALPRKVSELKGGSSSNRSSDNGVLSGGSNMRGVQKVAFEKDFPSLGAEEKQVVSDVGRMTSPLISTAVQSLPIGTSGLIGGEGWTSALVEVPVVTGNSITGTISCQQSSVSSPASGVSSSMGALNMAETLTQAPLRVRTSTQLPDKIQRLEELAIKQSRQLIPMRPSTPKALVVNSSDKLKQQPKTVRTSETIAAVKIGQQQGLQSQSSQSLRAVQIKSDVPKTSHGGKFLVLKPVWENGVSSTAKDGSSISRVANSQVPVPPVAPAPPLSSPNHATIERKAIALNPKSIAEKRASLAQARSRNDFFNLMRKKNSLNTSGITPDSGPAVENPCVNKVVGSSPESPCVMTENGSKINSNGDSHEGHEFLNNVEKSSCLDEAVYPDEEEAAFLRSLGWEESSGEDEGLTEEEINAFYQEYMKLMPSLKICRGVQLKTAVLSESYGSK; from the exons ATGGAAAGAATTGAACCTGCGTTAGTTCCTGAATGGTTGagatgttcgggaagtgttACTGGCGGTGGCTCTTCAGCGCACCATTTTGCATCGTCATCAG ATGTTAATTCATCCACGCTCTCCGTAAGGAACAAAGCTTTTAGGAGCATTAATGATAAGGACAGCCCACGTTCTTCATTTTTGGACCGAAGTGGTTCGTCTAATTCTAGACGTAGTTCAAGCAGTAATGGCTCTTCAAAGCATCCATACAGTAGTTTCACTCGAAGTCATCGTGATAAAACACGGGACAGAGAGAAGGAGAGACCAGCTATTAGAGACCTCTGGGATCCGGACCCTTTAGCAAGCATTTTGGGCAGTAGGGTTGAGAACACCCTTAGGCGTTCTCAATCTATGGTGTCTAGGAAAAATAGTGAGGCATTACCTCGAAAAGTAAGTGAACTCAAAGGTGGTAGTAGCTCAAACCGAAGTAGCGACAATGGTGTGCTTTCTGGTGGCAGTAACATGAGAGGAGTGCAAAAGGTTGCCTTCGAAAAAGATTTTCCCTCTCTTGGAGCTGAGGAGAAACAGGTAGTGTCTGATGTTGGGAGAATGACGTCTCCTCTTATTAGTACAGCTGTCCAGAGCTTGCCTATTGGAACCTCAGGGTTGATTGGTGGTGAGGGTTGGACATCTGCTCTAGTTGAAGTGCCTGTTGTAACTGGAAACAGTATTACAGGGACCATATCTTGTCAGCAGAGTTCTGTTTCCAGTCCAGCATCTGGGGTCTCAAGTTCTATGGGTGCCCTTAATATGGCTGAGACCTTGACACAGGCTCCTCTACGTGTACGTACAAGTACTCAG CTACCTGATAAGATCCAAAGGCTTGAGGAATTGGCTATAAAGCAATCCAGACAATTGATACCTATGAGACCTTCAACGCCTAAAGCCTTG GTTGTTAATTCTTCTGATAAATTAAAGCAGCAGCCAAAGACAGTCAGGACCAGTGAGACAATTGCTGCTGTGAAGATTGGTCAGCAGCAGGGCTTACAGTCACAGTCTAGTCAGTCTCTTCGTGCTGTACAGATCAAATCTGATGTTCCAAAGACGTCTCATGGTGGGAAGTTTCTTGTTCTCAAACCAGTGTGGGAGAATGGTGTCTCTTCTACTGCAAAGGATGGTAGTTCTATTTCCAGAGTAGCAAATAGCCAAGTTCCAGTTCCACCCGTGGCTCCAGCTCCTCCATTGTCGAGCCCAAATCATGCAACCATTGAACGTAAGGCAATTGCTTTAAATCCAAAGTCCATTGCAGAGAAGAGAGCTTCATTGGCACAAGCTCGAAGCAGGAATGATTTCTTTAATCTCATGAGAAAAAAGAACTCTTTGAACACATCTGGCATTACTCCAGATTCAGGTCCTGCTGTTGAGAATCCTTGTGTAAATAAAGTGGTTGGCAGTTCCCCTGAAAGTCCTTGTGTTATGACTGAGAATGGTAGCAAGATAAATAGTAATGGTGATAGTCATGAGGGCCACGAGTTTTTAAACAATGTAGAGAAGAGTTCATGTCTTGATGAAGCAGTTTATCCAGATGAAGAAGAGGCTGCTTTTCTTCGCTCTCTTGGTTGGGAAGAAAGCAGCGGAGAGGATGAAGGCCTGACAGAGGAGGAGATTAATGCTTTCTATCAGGAG TACATGAAACTGATGCCATCCTTGAAAATCTGCCGAGGTGTACAGCTAAAAACTGCAGTGTTGTCTGAATCTTATGGGTCCAAGTGA